One window from the genome of Natrialba magadii ATCC 43099 encodes:
- a CDS encoding MFS transporter has translation MAHLFRSESLSSARTFLTGRRGKILAAVAAGWFLSIGVRLAYPVLLPYLQEAYGLDLTTAGFLLTVLWLAYALGQLPGGILADRLGEGNVLVTSTVISAVTLGLVAVASSAPVVFVATACFGFGTALYGVARFTILSAVFPNNDGTAIGVTMAAGEVGNAVLPLVAGAIAATLAWQFGFGLAVPVFGLAALFLWLVVPNRTSSESSAVDSMSLETVRYVAVQLRRRAIIVVTAIQILTYCIWQAFTGFYPTYLIEIKAFSPTVATGLFSAFFALGIVVQPVTGNLYDRFGIRRSLPAVLGVIAFALAALPFLEGFWPIVGGTILLSSILGYGTMTLTYMTAAFPADMKGTGLGFLRTFYMTIGAASPVLFGALADRGFFNEGYILLAVLAVGAMVLVYWLPEG, from the coding sequence GTGGCACACCTGTTTCGGTCCGAATCGTTATCGAGTGCGAGAACGTTTCTGACCGGCAGGCGTGGCAAGATCCTCGCCGCCGTCGCGGCCGGCTGGTTCCTCTCGATCGGTGTACGTCTCGCGTATCCCGTCTTACTGCCGTACCTTCAGGAGGCCTATGGACTTGATCTGACGACGGCCGGCTTCCTGCTGACCGTGCTCTGGCTCGCGTACGCGCTCGGACAGCTTCCGGGTGGCATCCTCGCGGATCGGCTTGGCGAGGGGAACGTCCTCGTCACCAGCACAGTCATCTCAGCAGTGACGCTCGGACTCGTCGCCGTCGCCAGTTCAGCACCGGTCGTCTTCGTCGCAACGGCCTGTTTCGGCTTCGGAACCGCACTCTACGGCGTCGCCCGGTTCACGATCCTTTCCGCTGTCTTCCCCAACAACGACGGCACCGCAATCGGCGTCACGATGGCCGCGGGTGAGGTCGGCAACGCCGTCCTGCCGCTCGTCGCCGGCGCGATTGCAGCGACGCTCGCCTGGCAGTTCGGCTTCGGTCTCGCCGTCCCCGTCTTCGGACTCGCTGCCCTCTTTCTCTGGCTCGTGGTCCCGAACCGTACCTCCAGCGAGTCAAGCGCGGTCGACAGCATGTCACTCGAGACGGTCCGCTACGTCGCCGTCCAGTTGCGCCGGCGGGCGATCATCGTCGTCACGGCAATCCAGATTCTCACCTACTGCATCTGGCAGGCATTTACGGGCTTCTACCCGACGTATCTGATCGAGATCAAGGCGTTCTCACCGACGGTCGCGACGGGGCTGTTCAGCGCCTTCTTCGCGCTCGGCATCGTCGTCCAGCCGGTGACGGGGAATCTGTACGACCGGTTTGGCATTCGGCGTTCGCTGCCGGCCGTGCTCGGCGTCATCGCGTTCGCACTCGCAGCGCTGCCGTTTCTGGAGGGATTCTGGCCCATCGTGGGTGGCACCATCCTCCTCAGCAGTATCCTCGGCTACGGGACGATGACGCTGACGTACATGACGGCGGCGTTTCCGGCGGACATGAAGGGGACGGGGCTCGGTTTCCTGCGGACGTTCTACATGACCATCGGCGCGGCGAGTCCGGTCCTGTTCGGCGCGCTCGCCGACCGCGGCTTCTTCAACGAGGGGTACATCCTGCTGGCCGTCCTCGCGGTCGGTGCGATGGTGCTCGTCTACTGGTTGCCGGAGGGGTAG
- a CDS encoding CBS domain-containing protein, protein MNVADAMTPREDVVTVDLPGTRSDVLEYLQERSFSSVPVVKPTDNGPEYRGLVSRDTLIEQPDEDQLVMLMDEVPTTTRETALEEVARTMVEEGARRVPVVDGEFEGIITVTDVIHAIATGDQETDDTVGGYASEDVNTTYEGAPLSVAERGLSYANVPYTIALDDEGGMSGVLTEVDIIEVARIVEGEEETGNNFPDQDSEWSWEGIKGVGSRYLPTRDIEIPNGPVREFMSEDVVTVSTEKTIQEAAQQMISNDIEQIPMVTGEQLVGIVCDVDILEALYE, encoded by the coding sequence ATGAACGTAGCCGACGCGATGACACCCCGCGAGGACGTGGTGACCGTCGACCTGCCAGGCACTCGCTCGGACGTACTCGAGTACCTTCAGGAGCGGTCGTTCTCGTCAGTGCCGGTCGTAAAACCGACGGACAACGGCCCCGAGTACCGCGGACTGGTCTCCCGAGATACGCTGATCGAACAGCCCGACGAGGACCAGCTGGTCATGCTGATGGACGAGGTGCCAACGACGACGCGCGAGACGGCACTCGAGGAGGTCGCTCGAACGATGGTCGAGGAGGGCGCGCGCCGCGTTCCGGTCGTCGACGGCGAGTTCGAGGGGATCATCACGGTGACGGACGTGATCCACGCGATCGCGACGGGCGACCAGGAGACAGACGACACCGTCGGCGGCTACGCGAGCGAGGACGTGAACACGACCTACGAGGGCGCGCCGCTGTCGGTCGCCGAGCGTGGGCTGTCGTACGCGAACGTTCCCTACACGATCGCACTGGACGACGAGGGTGGGATGAGCGGTGTCCTCACGGAGGTCGACATCATCGAGGTCGCCCGCATCGTCGAGGGCGAAGAAGAGACTGGGAACAATTTCCCGGATCAGGACTCGGAGTGGTCCTGGGAGGGGATCAAGGGCGTCGGCAGTCGCTACCTCCCGACGCGGGATATCGAGATTCCAAACGGTCCTGTACGGGAGTTCATGAGCGAGGACGTGGTGACGGTCTCGACCGAGAAGACGATTCAGGAGGCCGCACAGCAGATGATCAGCAACGATATCGAGCAGATTCCGATGGTGACCGGCGAGCAACTCGTCGGCATCGTCTGTGACGTGGATATTCTGGAGGCTCTCTATGAGTGA
- a CDS encoding DUF5518 domain-containing protein — translation MAHQQSTLQDEIVRSITSGTFAAAVLWGAIVCSLLNIVEYNMTGHLTSSYSVGYGQLVGGALAGALYAGPRQEALKAGSCAGAVPVLVLGPITLLLTMTERALTFGIEAVVFESIVLLLIAYPVAAGFGALIGGIGAYIGRWLSYRLTKKRRSA, via the coding sequence ATGGCCCACCAGCAGTCCACCCTGCAGGACGAAATTGTTCGCTCGATAACGAGCGGCACGTTCGCGGCGGCCGTTCTCTGGGGTGCAATCGTGTGTTCCCTCCTGAACATCGTCGAGTACAATATGACTGGGCACCTCACAAGTTCGTACTCGGTCGGTTATGGACAACTCGTTGGTGGCGCTCTCGCCGGCGCACTCTACGCCGGGCCGCGACAGGAGGCGCTGAAAGCCGGTAGCTGTGCGGGTGCAGTTCCGGTCCTCGTTCTCGGGCCGATTACGCTGCTTCTCACCATGACGGAACGCGCACTGACGTTCGGCATCGAGGCCGTTGTCTTCGAATCGATCGTCTTGCTACTCATTGCGTACCCCGTTGCCGCCGGGTTCGGGGCACTGATCGGGGGCATCGGCGCGTATATCGGTCGGTGGCTATCCTACCGCCTCACCAAGAAGCGACGGTCTGCGTAA
- the glyS gene encoding glycine--tRNA ligase, whose product MSEQQQETADTDAEAAPDTETDADAEPAAPDEQTSEKLVELAKRRGYFFQSSGAYGGVGGFYTFGPQGAALKGNVEDAWRDRFAVAEGNMEIDAPTIMPEPVFEASGHLDGFDDMLVECPECGESHRADHVVEDNTEYEDAESLPIPEVEEVIAEYELVCPSCGAGLADQAVETFNLMFATNIGPGDSQPGYLRPETAQGIFVEFPRLKEYARNQLPFGVTQIGRAYRNEISPRRSIIRTREFTQAELEYFVDPEEDEPDLEAVADVEVTLYPAAEQNAADGDEIETTIGEAVDEGIIGDEWVAYFLGVAKPWYDAVGVDMDRFRFRQHLSGERAHYAADCWDAESEIDGNWIEMAGFAYRSDYDLSKHAEYSEDRFTVFRQYDEPKTVERATVDPDMSYLGPEFGGAAQDVVDELESLAGRDRTAFESAAQDAAEESSGDGTEPRDSDSVEIELDGERHEIPVEKTGFAVEEQTEAGEHILPHVVEPSFGVDRLVYTVLHHAYAEDEVDGEERTYLALDPEVAPTFVGVFPLQNDDELESTADEIVADLRDVGLSVTYDDSGNIGRRYRRQDEVGTPFCVTVDYETLENEETTVTVRERDTTDQKRLSVSELPGIMAELRAGELEFDEL is encoded by the coding sequence ATGAGTGAACAACAGCAGGAAACGGCGGATACGGATGCAGAGGCAGCGCCAGACACAGAGACGGACGCAGATGCAGAACCAGCCGCGCCAGACGAACAGACCAGCGAGAAACTCGTCGAACTCGCAAAGCGCCGGGGCTACTTCTTCCAGTCGTCGGGCGCGTACGGCGGCGTCGGCGGCTTCTACACCTTCGGTCCGCAGGGCGCAGCCCTGAAGGGCAACGTCGAGGACGCCTGGCGCGACCGCTTCGCGGTCGCCGAAGGCAACATGGAGATCGACGCGCCGACGATCATGCCCGAACCCGTCTTTGAGGCCTCGGGCCACCTCGACGGCTTCGACGACATGCTGGTCGAGTGTCCCGAGTGTGGCGAGAGTCACCGCGCGGACCACGTCGTCGAAGACAATACGGAGTACGAGGACGCCGAGAGCCTCCCCATCCCCGAAGTCGAGGAGGTCATCGCCGAGTACGAACTCGTCTGCCCCTCCTGCGGTGCCGGTCTGGCGGACCAGGCCGTCGAGACGTTCAACCTCATGTTCGCGACGAACATCGGCCCCGGCGACTCCCAGCCCGGCTATCTCCGCCCCGAGACCGCACAGGGCATCTTCGTCGAGTTCCCGCGACTCAAGGAGTACGCCCGGAACCAACTTCCATTTGGTGTCACCCAGATCGGCCGCGCCTACCGCAACGAGATCAGCCCCCGCCGATCCATCATTCGGACGCGTGAATTTACGCAGGCCGAACTCGAGTACTTCGTCGATCCCGAGGAGGACGAACCGGACCTCGAAGCGGTCGCGGACGTCGAGGTGACGCTCTATCCGGCGGCCGAGCAGAACGCAGCGGACGGCGATGAAATCGAGACGACCATCGGAGAGGCCGTCGACGAGGGCATCATCGGTGACGAGTGGGTCGCCTACTTCCTCGGCGTCGCGAAACCGTGGTACGACGCCGTCGGCGTCGACATGGACCGGTTCCGGTTCCGTCAGCATCTCTCCGGTGAGCGCGCCCACTACGCAGCGGACTGCTGGGACGCCGAAAGCGAGATTGATGGCAACTGGATCGAGATGGCTGGCTTCGCCTACCGTAGCGACTACGACCTCTCGAAACACGCCGAGTACTCCGAGGACCGCTTTACCGTCTTCCGGCAGTACGACGAACCGAAGACTGTCGAGCGCGCGACCGTCGATCCCGACATGAGTTATCTGGGTCCAGAGTTCGGCGGCGCAGCACAGGACGTTGTTGACGAACTCGAGTCCCTCGCCGGCCGAGACCGGACTGCGTTCGAGAGCGCGGCGCAGGACGCCGCGGAAGAGTCGAGCGGCGACGGGACGGAGCCGCGAGACAGCGACAGCGTCGAGATCGAACTCGACGGCGAGCGCCACGAGATCCCTGTCGAGAAGACCGGCTTCGCGGTTGAGGAACAGACCGAGGCCGGCGAGCACATCCTCCCACACGTCGTCGAACCCTCCTTCGGTGTGGACCGACTCGTCTACACCGTCCTTCACCACGCCTACGCGGAGGACGAGGTCGACGGCGAGGAGCGCACCTACCTCGCGCTCGACCCCGAAGTCGCACCCACCTTCGTCGGCGTCTTCCCGCTCCAGAACGACGACGAACTCGAGTCCACCGCGGACGAAATCGTCGCAGACCTCCGGGACGTGGGCCTCTCGGTCACCTACGACGACTCGGGTAACATCGGTCGGCGCTACCGCCGCCAGGACGAGGTCGGCACGCCGTTCTGCGTGACCGTGGATTACGAGACACTCGAGAACGAGGAGACCACCGTAACCGTCCGCGAACGTGATACGACGGACCAGAAGCGATTGTCGGTGTCGGAGCTCCCCGGAATCATGGCGGAGCTTCGGGCTGGAGAACTCGAGTTCGACGAACTTTGA
- a CDS encoding flavin reductase family protein, which yields MPEHDIESLTPRERARIIKSAVAPRPIAWISTTSVDGVDNLAPFSSYNYISSAEPVVLFNTPYAEGDDQKDTPRNVLETEAFAVNVVPEALAEQMDTTSADLDADESEFEFAGVERADCERIDAPRVADAAVTMECTLYDSLRVRDRLVILGDVEYVHVDESVLTDGQIDAAKIDTVARLGGPYYTDSEPIELERQF from the coding sequence ATGCCGGAACACGACATCGAGTCGCTGACGCCCCGTGAGCGCGCCCGAATCATCAAGTCTGCCGTCGCACCGCGGCCTATCGCCTGGATCAGCACGACGAGTGTCGATGGCGTCGACAACCTCGCACCGTTCAGCAGCTACAATTATATTTCCTCCGCGGAGCCGGTCGTCCTCTTCAACACGCCGTACGCGGAGGGCGACGACCAGAAGGACACGCCGCGGAACGTACTCGAGACGGAGGCGTTCGCGGTCAACGTTGTGCCCGAGGCGCTGGCCGAGCAGATGGACACGACCTCCGCCGACCTCGACGCCGACGAGAGCGAGTTCGAGTTCGCTGGCGTCGAGCGGGCCGACTGCGAGCGCATCGATGCGCCGCGAGTCGCGGACGCTGCGGTCACGATGGAGTGTACGCTGTACGACTCGCTGCGCGTCCGCGACCGACTCGTAATTCTGGGTGACGTCGAGTACGTCCACGTCGACGAGTCGGTGCTGACGGACGGGCAAATCGACGCCGCGAAGATCGATACGGTGGCTCGCCTCGGCGGGCCCTACTACACTGACAGCGAGCCGATCGAACTCGAGCGCCAGTTCTGA
- a CDS encoding DUF7556 family protein: MVSKPHTTAADETVVGSIDSTDSSDEYVIADISADDAWLSMRADEAMTLPAWR, encoded by the coding sequence ATGGTGTCGAAACCCCACACCACAGCGGCAGACGAGACGGTCGTCGGCTCGATCGATTCGACGGATTCGAGCGACGAATACGTCATTGCGGATATTTCGGCCGACGACGCATGGCTCTCCATGCGAGCGGACGAGGCGATGACACTTCCAGCGTGGCGATAG
- a CDS encoding DEAD/DEAH box helicase, whose product MAAQDEEPPSIDHPLLESNFLERRLYQLKLAGTAANGHTLVCLPTGLGKTTVSLLVTARRLDEVGGTSLMLAPTKPLVQQHADFYREALQIPDEEIVVFTGDVSPDNRAELWEEATIVMATPQVIENDLVGSRISLADVTHLTFDECHRATGDYAYNYIAERYHADATDPLVTGMSASPGGDEEAILEVCENLGLQEVEVMTEEDADVDEFTHDTEVEWERIDLPDDVLEIRDALNEVITDRLEKLKELGVAKSTQPDQSQKDLNRMRAELQQLINNDQSEGFKGMSVHAEVMKLRQAVTLVETQSVEALRRYFDRQRNQARSSGASKASQRMVSDPRVREAMRKAESFDELHPKYRKTRMLLAETLGLEGGERVIVFTESRDTAEALTAFLSDSFDAKRFVGQGDREGSDGMTQKQQQEVLDEFRAAEFEVLVSTSVAEEGLDVPEVDLVLFYEPVPTAIRSIQRKGRTGRQSEGRVVVLMAEDTRDEAYFWISRRREKEMESELRELKGMADDLAEELDESQQSLADFGGDSSSASGAADNENESEVKVDENTTNPDAVSDSSSGSGGGSDQPGLREFDAASDDDETADGDSDSETDNVETHEPSAEGDAIEIVADQREMDANIARDLSRREEIEVRLETLDVGDYVLSDRVVVERKSVADFVDSLVGGDRSVFEQVGAMARHYARPIVVVEGDGLYEQRDIHPNAIRGSLSSLAVDFGASVLRTEGEAETMELFAVIAGREQKLSDREVSVHGEKQSKTLAEQQEYVVSSIAEIGPVTARSLLEEFGTVEAVMIATEDELQAADGVGQVTAERMREVIGSDYSNYS is encoded by the coding sequence ATGGCAGCCCAGGACGAGGAGCCGCCCTCAATCGATCACCCGCTACTCGAGTCCAACTTTCTCGAGCGCCGCCTCTACCAGCTGAAACTCGCCGGGACCGCCGCGAACGGTCACACGCTCGTCTGTCTCCCGACGGGCCTCGGCAAGACGACCGTAAGCCTGCTCGTGACGGCGCGACGACTCGACGAGGTCGGCGGCACGTCGCTGATGCTCGCGCCGACAAAGCCCCTCGTCCAGCAACACGCCGACTTCTACCGCGAAGCGCTCCAGATACCCGATGAGGAAATCGTCGTCTTCACCGGCGACGTGAGCCCGGACAACCGCGCCGAACTGTGGGAGGAGGCGACGATCGTGATGGCCACTCCGCAGGTGATCGAGAACGACCTCGTCGGGAGCCGAATCTCGCTCGCCGACGTGACCCACCTGACGTTCGACGAGTGCCACCGCGCGACCGGCGACTACGCCTACAACTACATCGCCGAGCGCTACCACGCGGACGCGACGGACCCGCTCGTGACGGGGATGTCGGCCTCGCCCGGCGGCGACGAGGAGGCGATCCTCGAGGTCTGTGAGAACCTCGGCCTACAGGAAGTCGAGGTGATGACCGAGGAGGACGCAGACGTCGACGAGTTCACCCACGACACGGAGGTCGAATGGGAGCGGATCGACCTCCCCGACGACGTGCTGGAGATCCGCGACGCGCTGAACGAGGTGATCACAGACCGACTCGAGAAACTCAAAGAACTGGGCGTCGCGAAGTCGACCCAGCCCGACCAATCCCAGAAGGACCTGAACCGGATGCGCGCCGAGTTACAGCAGTTAATCAACAACGACCAGTCGGAGGGGTTCAAGGGAATGTCGGTTCACGCGGAGGTGATGAAGCTCCGCCAGGCGGTCACGCTCGTCGAAACACAGAGCGTCGAGGCTCTGCGGCGGTACTTCGACCGCCAGCGCAACCAGGCCCGCTCCTCAGGCGCGTCGAAGGCCAGCCAGCGGATGGTCTCGGACCCGCGCGTTCGTGAGGCCATGCGAAAGGCCGAAAGCTTCGACGAGTTACATCCCAAGTACCGCAAGACGCGGATGCTCCTCGCGGAAACGCTCGGACTCGAGGGCGGCGAGCGCGTGATCGTCTTCACCGAGTCCCGAGACACGGCGGAGGCGCTGACGGCGTTCCTCTCGGATAGCTTCGACGCGAAGCGCTTCGTCGGGCAAGGCGACCGCGAGGGGTCAGACGGTATGACGCAGAAACAGCAACAGGAAGTGCTCGACGAGTTCCGCGCCGCCGAGTTCGAGGTGCTCGTCTCCACGTCGGTTGCCGAAGAGGGGCTCGACGTGCCCGAAGTCGACCTCGTGCTCTTCTACGAACCGGTCCCCACGGCGATTCGGTCCATTCAGCGCAAGGGCCGGACCGGCCGCCAGTCCGAGGGCCGTGTCGTCGTCCTCATGGCCGAAGACACCCGCGACGAGGCCTACTTCTGGATCTCCCGCCGCCGCGAGAAGGAGATGGAATCCGAACTGCGCGAACTGAAAGGGATGGCCGACGACCTCGCCGAGGAACTCGACGAGTCCCAGCAGTCGCTCGCCGATTTCGGCGGGGACTCGAGTAGCGCCAGTGGTGCTGCTGACAACGAAAACGAAAGCGAAGTGAAAGTAGACGAAAACACCACCAATCCCGACGCAGTCTCCGACTCTTCCAGTGGAAGCGGAGGGGGTTCGGATCAGCCAGGGCTGCGGGAGTTCGATGCGGCCAGCGACGACGATGAAACGGCGGACGGCGACTCGGACAGCGAGACCGACAACGTGGAGACGCACGAGCCGTCGGCCGAGGGCGACGCGATCGAAATCGTCGCCGACCAGCGCGAGATGGACGCCAACATCGCCCGCGACCTCTCCCGACGTGAGGAGATCGAGGTTCGACTCGAGACGCTCGACGTGGGCGACTACGTCCTCTCGGATCGCGTCGTCGTCGAACGCAAGTCCGTCGCCGACTTCGTCGACTCGCTGGTCGGCGGTGACCGCTCCGTCTTCGAGCAGGTCGGTGCGATGGCTCGCCACTACGCCCGGCCCATCGTCGTCGTCGAGGGCGACGGCCTGTACGAACAGCGGGACATCCACCCGAACGCGATTCGTGGGTCGCTTTCGAGTCTGGCTGTCGACTTCGGCGCGAGCGTGCTCCGAACCGAGGGAGAAGCGGAGACGATGGAATTGTTCGCGGTGATCGCAGGTCGGGAACAGAAACTCTCAGACCGTGAGGTCTCGGTCCACGGCGAGAAGCAGTCGAAGACACTGGCCGAACAACAGGAGTACGTCGTCTCCTCGATCGCAGAAATTGGACCGGTGACGGCGCGCTCGCTACTCGAGGAGTTCGGCACGGTTGAAGCGGTGATGATCGCGACCGAAGACGAGTTGCAGGCGGCCGACGGCGTCGGACAGGTGACTGCTGAACGGATGCGCGAAGTGATTGGGAGCGACTACAGCAACTACTCTTAA
- the dacB gene encoding D-alanyl-D-alanine carboxypeptidase/D-alanyl-D-alanine endopeptidase, translating into MFSAFTLDRRRFVQATGLAAVTGLVAGSQASAADEGEEEQTEESDQEQQGEQTQQAHQGPPVDAGDVFDHLDQAAISVFARDIETGDVIADSGSERPVQPASTAKLLTTAAAFDELGPDYRYETTVGVVGDRRNQRVVESLGVVASGDPDLTASDLEALAAAVADAGIERVTDRLVVDVSAFDDGEYPPAWTLGDAVNTYGSKSSAFVVNHNEAEITVSRQGDTCEFEHTVEPDSGLVDVEIELECVDSDRFVTITTPNHWTNTAEVNGRMVPDDEATASVPVATPNEHAARVFARALADEGVEITPGGGGPEPEIEITDVPIELTEEVATHESAPLSDIAEGVNHWSYNMVAENIARTVAYEREGTGNGSWSVWEAYLDETLAAAGAETPQIRDGSGLSRHDLASARDVVSMIEWGLDADWGEEFYGTMAVAGEDGTLRNRLGDVDATIRGKTGSLRGVTCLAGVIEDDGEPATSFAVLAANLTGERANGASPRVDELVTAIAEESG; encoded by the coding sequence ATGTTCAGCGCGTTCACGCTCGATAGACGGCGATTCGTACAGGCAACGGGACTAGCAGCGGTTACGGGGCTGGTAGCAGGGAGTCAGGCCAGCGCCGCGGATGAGGGGGAAGAAGAACAGACAGAGGAGAGCGACCAGGAGCAGCAAGGCGAGCAGACTCAGCAAGCCCACCAGGGACCACCGGTCGACGCCGGCGACGTGTTCGACCATCTCGATCAGGCAGCAATCAGTGTCTTCGCACGCGACATCGAAACCGGGGACGTAATCGCTGATAGTGGATCCGAACGGCCCGTTCAGCCGGCGTCGACGGCGAAGCTGTTGACCACTGCGGCCGCGTTCGACGAACTCGGCCCCGACTATCGGTACGAGACGACCGTCGGCGTCGTCGGCGACCGCCGAAATCAGCGCGTCGTCGAATCGCTCGGCGTCGTCGCCAGCGGCGATCCGGATCTCACGGCGTCGGATCTCGAAGCACTCGCAGCAGCCGTCGCCGACGCCGGCATCGAGCGCGTCACCGATCGACTCGTCGTCGACGTCTCCGCGTTCGACGACGGTGAGTACCCGCCAGCATGGACGCTCGGCGACGCGGTGAACACGTACGGCTCGAAGAGTTCGGCGTTCGTCGTCAACCACAACGAGGCCGAAATAACGGTCTCTCGGCAGGGTGACACCTGCGAGTTCGAACACACGGTCGAACCCGACTCGGGGCTCGTCGATGTCGAGATCGAACTCGAGTGCGTCGACAGCGACCGGTTCGTGACGATAACGACGCCCAACCACTGGACAAATACAGCCGAGGTGAACGGGCGGATGGTGCCGGACGACGAGGCGACGGCGTCGGTCCCGGTTGCCACGCCGAACGAGCACGCTGCGAGGGTCTTCGCGCGGGCGCTCGCGGACGAGGGCGTCGAGATCACGCCGGGTGGCGGCGGTCCGGAGCCCGAAATCGAGATCACTGACGTGCCGATCGAACTCACAGAGGAGGTGGCGACTCACGAGTCGGCACCGCTGTCCGACATTGCGGAAGGGGTCAACCACTGGTCGTACAACATGGTTGCGGAGAACATCGCCAGAACGGTTGCCTACGAGCGCGAGGGAACCGGAAACGGCTCCTGGTCTGTCTGGGAGGCGTATCTCGACGAGACGCTCGCGGCGGCCGGCGCGGAGACGCCACAGATCCGCGACGGTTCCGGGCTGTCCAGACACGACCTGGCTTCGGCGCGCGACGTGGTCTCGATGATCGAGTGGGGACTCGACGCCGACTGGGGCGAGGAGTTCTACGGGACGATGGCAGTCGCCGGCGAGGACGGCACACTTCGGAACCGGCTCGGAGATGTCGACGCGACGATTCGTGGGAAAACCGGCTCGCTTCGCGGCGTAACGTGTCTCGCGGGCGTCATCGAAGACGACGGCGAACCCGCGACGAGTTTCGCGGTACTCGCGGCGAATCTAACGGGCGAACGGGCCAACGGTGCGTCACCACGAGTGGACGAACTCGTCACAGCGATCGCTGAGGAAAGCGGCTGA